Genomic segment of Candidatus Neomarinimicrobiota bacterium:
TCTGCGGAATGTCTCGTCTCGCAAATACCCGCCTTCACTATGATCAAGTTTCCGAAACGATCGAACCCCTGGAAGGGAACTTCGTCGAAATGAGCGGGGAGGTCAGATCCGCTCATACGAGGGAAGGAGGATCCCGGTACATTATTGAGTCCTCACGAATTCGCTCAGCAGGTTTAATCTTCGAGGGGATCATCAGAGCGCTTGTTTACTCGAATGAGCCACTACGCCTCCACGCCGGCGACAGAGTGACGGTCAGAGGAGATCTGCGCCTGATTGGTGGTCCCAGAAATCCGGGTGAGTTCGATTTTAGGTCGTTTTACCGGAAGAGGAATGTCTGGGTGAGCATCTACGAGAATCCGGAGCACCCCATAGCCCTAACTGGACGCGACAGCTCATTCAGTCTTAATGTTCTGGTGGAGAAGTTTCGAAACTCTGCAAAGAATGTTTTTCAGGAGACAGTAGGTGGAGACGCCGGAAGACTCATGTCGGCGCTCACGGTGGGTCTACGGGAGGAAATCCCCGGTGGGATCAGAAAAGACTTCGTAGATACGGGAGTCGTGCATGTCCTGGCCATTTCGGGTCTCCACGTGGGTTTTGTCCTTGTCATCTTTGTTGCCCTTGCGAAATTGCTGAGGCTTCCGTACCGATGGGACAAGATTGCCGTCATTATCGGGCTCATCGCTTACGCAGGATTATCGGGCGGAAGGCCGAGTGTCTGGAGGGCCGTCATTATGGCATCTTTTTATGTGATAGCCCCGTTGTTCCACCGTGAGGTAAACCTCTGGAACATCATTGCCGCGTCTTCGCTGCTGCTTTTGATTCATGATCCGGAAAACCTTCTTGATGCGGGATTCATCCTCTCCTTTTCAGCAGTAATAGCCATTGTTTTTTTCTATCAACAATTTGACAGGATACTTCCCGACAGATTTCGGGTATCAAAAATTCAGAATCGATTTACAAAGGGTGTTATGGCTCTCTTCATTGTCTCTCTTTGCGCACAGATTGGAACGCTCCCTTTCACCTGGACTTTCTTTAATCGTATTCCGGTTGTTTCTGTTGTGGCAAATGTCATGATCGTTCCCCTCGTTGGTGTTCTCGTGTCAAGTGGGTTCGCAATCCTTGTCCTGGGAAGCTGGATTCCTCATGTGGGTGATCTTATCTGTCACACATCGTGGATTCTTAGTGAATTCCTGTTTCGCCTGACCAACCTCTTTTCTGACCTGCCATTCGCTTATCTCGAATTGGGAA
This window contains:
- a CDS encoding DNA internalization-related competence protein ComEC/Rec2 → MEFLKRAPLVSFCILFLLGILLQDFFKVPSFFLAVALVVLAFVSWVLKRSGYLLSVLLMLTVVCGMSRLANTRLHYDQVSETIEPLEGNFVEMSGEVRSAHTREGGSRYIIESSRIRSAGLIFEGIIRALVYSNEPLRLHAGDRVTVRGDLRLIGGPRNPGEFDFRSFYRKRNVWVSIYENPEHPIALTGRDSSFSLNVLVEKFRNSAKNVFQETVGGDAGRLMSALTVGLREEIPGGIRKDFVDTGVVHVLAISGLHVGFVLVIFVALAKLLRLPYRWDKIAVIIGLIAYAGLSGGRPSVWRAVIMASFYVIAPLFHREVNLWNIIAASSLLLLIHDPENLLDAGFILSFSAVIAIVFFYQQFDRILPDRFRVSKIQNRFTKGVMALFIVSLCAQIGTLPFTWTFFNRIPVVSVVANVMIVPLVGVLVSSGFAILVLGSWIPHVGDLICHTSWILSEFLFRLTNLFSDLPFAYLELGRPTWINIAQYGVVLGVIFFFLRRDLRRRGLLVVLVAANFFVWPWALQRNTLDLIFLDVGQGDAALIHIPSASGHKTILVDAGTKNFFTDKGETVVVPVLKYLGIDRVDLLIMTHPHQDHIGGVEAVMSSFPVRKVWDTSTSYRTRRYENVLGLISEQSVSYDRVESGTWLEDFGPAHIYILHPDSLHAVSEKNVNDVSIVTKIVYGETSVLLMGDLEHTGDIDLLEFGEMTRANILKVAHHGSATSTSESLLDLVRPEYAVVSVGRGNQFNHPSHEVIHRLENSGAVVLRTDRDGACWFKSDGKRVWIHDWR